A genome region from Labilibaculum antarcticum includes the following:
- a CDS encoding 5-formyltetrahydrofolate cyclo-ligase, which produces MSELKQNIEQEKGRIRKEMRAIKQNYSFEQKKELSLSILKSLEQLPEFIQAKTVMLYWSIKDEVHTHDFICKWAKEKRVILPCVIGETLDLKVFEGIDNMVKGENYGIPEPKGPVFMKEDEIDLILVPGIAFDSEKNRMGRGKAYYDRLLQSLSAFKVGICFDFQVLDHVPIDEHDIKMDEIVFH; this is translated from the coding sequence ATGAGTGAGCTAAAACAAAATATTGAACAAGAGAAAGGACGAATCCGAAAGGAGATGCGGGCCATAAAGCAAAATTATTCTTTCGAACAGAAAAAAGAATTAAGCTTGTCTATTCTGAAAAGTCTGGAACAACTGCCCGAATTTATTCAAGCCAAAACGGTGATGTTGTATTGGTCTATTAAGGATGAGGTTCATACTCACGATTTTATTTGTAAATGGGCAAAAGAAAAAAGAGTGATTCTACCCTGTGTGATTGGGGAAACTCTGGATTTGAAAGTTTTTGAAGGGATAGATAATATGGTAAAAGGTGAAAATTATGGAATTCCAGAGCCTAAAGGACCCGTTTTTATGAAAGAGGACGAAATTGATCTGATTCTTGTGCCGGGAATTGCTTTTGACAGTGAAAAGAATCGAATGGGTAGAGGAAAAGCGTATTACGATAGGTTGTTACAATCGCTAAGTGCTTTTAAGGTTGGTATTTGTTTCGATTTTCAAGTATTGGATCATGTGCCAATTGATGAACATGATATTAAAATGGATGAAATCGTATTTCATTAA
- a CDS encoding DUF362 domain-containing protein, with protein MAYVINDDCISCGSCEGECPVEAISMGDEHYVIDADLCTDCGTCVDACPVEAIHAE; from the coding sequence ATGGCTTACGTAATTAACGACGACTGTATTTCTTGCGGTTCTTGTGAAGGAGAATGTCCTGTTGAGGCAATTTCAATGGGTGATGAGCATTATGTAATTGACGCTGATCTTTGTACTGATTGTGGTACTTGCGTTGACGCTTGTCCTGTTGAAGCTATTCACGCAGAATAA